The window AGTCGCCATCACGCACCCCCGTCCTTGGCCGCCGGAGCGGGAGCCGGCCGGGAGCCGTTGGAGCCGTTCGGCTTGACCATGCCGGACGCCCGCAGCGAGTACGCCAGACGCCGGGTCTTCTCGTTCAGGTACGGCGTCACCGTCATGTCGGTGAACTCCACTGCCTCGAACATCTGACCCGTCGGCGGAACCGGCTGCACTTCCGCCAAAATCTTCACGGCCACCTCACGCGACCGCGCACCCAGCTCCGGGTCCATGTCCATGACTCGGCACGTCCAGACCCGACCGCCCGTGACCTTGTCCTTGGACGGGGACCGCTTGCCCGACTTCTCGTCGTAGTCCTCACCCTGCGCGATCGAACCCGGCACCAGCACGCAGCCAGCCGGGAATACCTCCTCGAACCGAACCCGGAACCGCATTCCACCAGGAAGGGCCATCGCCCTACCTCCCTTCGTTTGACGTCTCCAGTAGGCGTCTACTCGTCTAGAGGAGTAGTTGCCTACTTCCTTTGTACTCCTCTAGACGAGTTTGTAAACCCCTATCGGGCGGGAAGTTCGTAGGACAACACGTAGGCGTCGCTCGACATCACCGTGTCGCACACCTCTACGGGCGTGCCGTCGCTCGCGTAAGCCGTACGGACCAGGTGAAACACCGGAACGCCAGGGGCGAGTCTGAGTGCTCGGACCTCATCCCGTAGCGGCATGCGAGATTTGATGTCCTCCACGAAATGATCAAGTCGGTAGCCCTTCTCCTCGATCCGCGCGTAGATCCCACCTGGCCCGGTGTCCGGCTGCATGATCTGAGTACCCTTGGCGATCTCTACAGGGATGTACGAGATCGCCGTCTCTACCGGTTGTCCATTGATCAAGTAGCGGCGAGAGCGGCGGACCGTTCGGTCCTTTGGGCCGATCTTCAAGCGTTCGGCCACATCCGGTGAAGGCTTCACTTCCGTGATCTCTATGGAGTCCACCGAGGGCTTTCCGCCGGCACCCTCGGTCTCAGCGATGAACGCCGCCTTGCCTTGCTCTCGATGACGCCGAGCGAACCGATCGGAAGCCAGTCGGCGCACGGGAGGATGCGAGCGGACGAAGACTCCGCGCCCGTGCTCGGCTACCGTCAGACCCTCGCTCTGGAGGACTTGCAGTGCGTTGCGGATGGTCATACGCGCGACGCCGTAGTGTTGCATGAGCTGGGCTTCTGAGGGCACCTTGTCACCCTCAGCGAGTTGACCGCGTTCGATTGCCTCTCGGAGGTGATCGGCGATCTGACGGAAGACGGCCCGGTCGCTGATCGGGTCCAGGTCCGGCAAACTCGGCGATTCGGCCACCGGTCAACTCCTCAACTCGTACAGACGTGTACTACAGTCCGATGATAGTGAGACATCCAGCGCGGAGGTATGGGATGAACCGCCAGGACGCGCACTCTGTCAGCGTGGCAGGCGTGATCATCGACGATCAGGGCCGCGCACTGCTCACTCAGCGCCGCGACAACGGTCACTGGGAAGCACCTGGAGGAGTGCTTGAGCTGGACGAGGACATCACGACCGGCTTGCTCCGAGAAGTCCAAGAGGAGACCGGCCTCCAGGTCGAGCCCGTAGCTCTGACCGGCGTCTACAAGAACATGACACGCGGCATAGTTGCCCTGGTATTCCGTTGCAAGGTCGTCGGTGGGCATCTGACCGAGACCGACGAGACCCGCGCCTTCCGCTGGGTGAGTGCCGACGAGGTCCAGGAGCTGGCGTCCGAAGCTTTCGCCGTCCGTGTTCTCGACGCCATGCTCTACGAGCACGCACCAGCCGTACGGCAGCACGACGGGGAACACTTGCTCAGCGCGTAGCTTGCCGAATTGTCATTGTGAGGATCAAGGCGGCGGCTGCGCCGCCGCACCCGCGCGGCCGTCCCCGCCCGCGCTGCGGCCTGGGGGCCGGTCACGGGCGGGAGCCGCGCGGGGCGAAGGGGGAACAGTCGGCCGGCCTGGTCACACATGAAGGCAGTCACCCGCAGCGCAGCCAGCAGGCATCACAGGTCAAGACATGCCTCCGGCGGGGAACTCGGCTCCGGGATGATCGCGGCACGGCCGGCCCGGTAGTCAGTGGGCGGGCGTGAGCCCGATCTTCCCGTCTGCCACGTCCCAGGCAGAGCCCAGCAGACCAAGGGCCTGGGGCCAAGGTCGTTCTTCCAGTGGGGAGCTCCAGCCTTGACCCCAGGCCCTTGGCCCGCTGCCTTCCAGGTGGGACGAGGCAGACGGGAAGATCGGGCGGGGGAGGACGTGCAGGTAGTGGACGGGCGACGTCGCGAGACTTTGACGGCAGCAACGACGGCAACGACGCCGAACTGAGGCGCACGCTCGCGATCCACACCATCAGCTCAGACAGCGGCGACAGCCCTCCGACACGGCGCATGACCGTGCTGATAAGGAAGAGGTCCCAGGTTCAAGTCCTGGTAGCCCCACCAGTGGAAAGCCCCGAAGCGATCAAGCTCCGGGGCCTTTTTACTGGAACCCGTACTGCAACGGCCTCACTCGAACAGCTCGTTGACCCTCTTGATCGCGTTCTCCCGGCTCTCGCCGTCGCCGTGGGTGTAGATCTCCATCGTGACCGAGATGCGGCTGTGGCCCAAGATCTCCATTGCGTCACGTGGCGCGACTCCAAGCTTCTTGAGCAGTGACGCGGCCGTGTGCCCGGATGGGGCGCAACTCGTTCTTCTGCACGATCCGGGCGAAGGACCGGGCCAGGTTTCGCGGCTCGATGGGCCGGCCGGACTTGGTCGTGAACCCGAGCCCCGTGTCCACCCAGCTCTCCCCCGCCTCGCCCTTGAGGATCTTCTGCCCGTCCCGCTGGATCTCCAGCGCCTCGCGGACGATGCCGAGC is drawn from Nonomuraea muscovyensis and contains these coding sequences:
- a CDS encoding plasmid replication, integration and excision activator: MRFRVRFEEVFPAGCVLVPGSIAQGEDYDEKSGKRSPSKDKVTGGRVWTCRVMDMDPELGARSREVAVKILAEVQPVPPTGQMFEAVEFTDMTVTPYLNEKTRRLAYSLRASGMVKPNGSNGSRPAPAPAAKDGGA
- a CDS encoding GntR family transcriptional regulator, encoding MAESPSLPDLDPISDRAVFRQIADHLREAIERGQLAEGDKVPSEAQLMQHYGVARMTIRNALQVLQSEGLTVAEHGRGVFVRSHPPVRRLASDRFARRHREQGKAAFIAETEGAGGKPSVDSIEITEVKPSPDVAERLKIGPKDRTVRRSRRYLINGQPVETAISYIPVEIAKGTQIMQPDTGPGGIYARIEEKGYRLDHFVEDIKSRMPLRDEVRALRLAPGVPVFHLVRTAYASDGTPVEVCDTVMSSDAYVLSYELPAR
- a CDS encoding NUDIX hydrolase — protein: MNRQDAHSVSVAGVIIDDQGRALLTQRRDNGHWEAPGGVLELDEDITTGLLREVQEETGLQVEPVALTGVYKNMTRGIVALVFRCKVVGGHLTETDETRAFRWVSADEVQELASEAFAVRVLDAMLYEHAPAVRQHDGEHLLSA